The Prevotella herbatica genome contains the following window.
ATAGTACCCTTATTGGCGGTTCCGAAATAACCGTCACTTTCACCTATAGCACCAGTAAAAGATCCTTTCTCGTGTCCGAATAGTTCGCTGTCAATAGTACCTTCAGGTATAGAACCACAGTTGATCGCGAAATATTTTTCTCTTCGGCGTGGAGAATTGTCGTGGATGACGTGTGGAATGATTTCTTTTCCTACACCACTTTCTCCTACAATGAGCACAGAAAGGTCTGTAGGTGACACCTGAAGGGCGACATCTAAAGCTCTGTTAAGTGCATCACAGTTACCTACGATGTTATAGCGCTGTTTTATTTTTTGCAGTTCTGATGTATTCATATAGATGACAAAATTACATAATATATTCTTAAATACTGCAATTTTGGCAGATTTTTATGAGTCTTTAGGCTTTGTATTATCCAATTTTATCATTAATAGTCCTATACCCGTCCAAATGAGCTCACGCAAGCGTACTAACAAGGCTACGAAGATACCCGCACTTGCAGATATACCAAGTCCTGTTGTTGCCATAAGGAATCCTCCCTCACGTCCCCCCAATTGAAGAGGGATAAAAAACAGAAGATTAGCAAACAAACTTGTAAAAGCTAATATGAGGATACATTGCAAATAACTTACATCAGGTATTAGCACAAGAAGAATAAAATACACCTCTAATGCTGAGAGCACCCTACATGCGAGTTCCAATAATACTGCCGAAACAAAGACCTTTGGATTCTGTTTGTGTAGCGATGCTATTTGCAGATCTATAGTATCGAGTTGTTCCTTATGACTTTCTACAAATTTCTCAGCCCATTTCTTCATAAATGGTATGTGCCGCATAAAATTAACCATACGGTTTGCAAGTCCCTTACGGTAACCAGACATAAAGAACCAAATTCCCAAAAGACAAAGAACACCTATAAGAACTAAAAGCATAGCCATAAAGAGTGTTACACTTTGCGTTAAGACAAATAGGAATATTGAAAGAAACCAAAACCAAAGATGGCTAAATATATGCGTCATCGCATACAATATCACAGATGAAGAAGCTCTCTCTGCTCCAATCTTTGGAGCAAGTGTCATTATTCGATAAGGCTCTCCGCCCATTAGTCCTCCTGGAGTTGCGTAATTTAATGCAAATCCAGAAAGTGTAATTTTATATAGCCAACTAAACCTTATATGTTTATGTTCAGGTTTAGTTTCCTGTGAATTTATTATAATATACCATGCTGACGTGTTGAACAAATAAAGAAACAACCACAGAGCAAGAACAGCTATAAACCAATATCCGGCATGACGCAGTCCATTCCACACTTGGTGGAAATCAAGCTGCGTAACCATTATCAAGAGAACGACAAAACCGAATATAAAAAATATGTTTTGATATTTCTTTTTCATCTGTTTTCTCTTTTCTTTGGAATTGAAAATCTTATTTTATCTCCATCATCATGCTTCTCATGATAAAGCTTCTGAAGCGGATTGTGCATAGGATCATCATAATTCGCACGATTGCGGAATATGTCTATAGCAGTATATATTGAGTTACGGAAAGCAGCCTCGTCAGCTACACCTTTTCCCGCAATGTCAAATTCTGTTCCACAGTCTGGAGTTACAGATACGATCTTTAGTCCTGCATCAAACTTCACAATGCCATCAGTAGATATTGCCTTAAAAGCAGGAATACCCTGATCATAATACATCGCTATAACTCCATCGAAATCTCCATAATATCCATTCCCGAAGAATGTCTCTGAAGAATAAGGACCAAAAGTCTGTATACCAGCTTCTGCAAGCTCGTCTATAGCTGGAATTAAAATTTCATTTTCCTCTTTGCTTAGTTGTCCTGGATTAAGAGATAATATTGCTACACGAGGAGAAGACACATTGAAGTCTCTGCATATTGACTTGAATAGCTTTGTGGCTTTTTCCTTAATAAAATCCTTACTTAAAGATTCAGGCACATCCTTGATAGATACGCCTTCTGTGGCTACAACCATTCGCATCGTGTCATTGAGATATACAGACATTGACTTTTCGCCATCTCCCAAGCATGTCTCAATATATTTGCTTATACCATGGAATTTATAGCCCTCAACATTAATATTGGTATTGTCTACAGGACAGTTTACTAGGACATCGTATGCTCCGTCACGGAAATCCGTCATCGCACGGTCTAGAGCCTTGATAGCAGCAAGACCACTTTCTTCTGTTGGAGTGCCGAGTTCAACCTTGATGTCATCATCATAACATGTCAACAAGTTTACTCGTCCGTCAACAGCTTCGCTGGCATCATTAATGATACTGAAATTAGCTTGAATATCAAGCGCTTTTCTATGATAAGCTGCTATTTTTGGAGAACCGTATATAATTGGAGTGCATAGTTCCAATATTTCCGGCTCTGCAAAGGTTTTAAAAATAAGCTCATATCCGATACCATTGGTATCTCCATGTGTAATAGCCACACGATTTTTTTTATTTTCCATTTTTTTGTTATTTAAAGAACCCAATATAGTCTTCAACTCATTGAGTAGATTTGTCTTATCGTTGATTTAAGGATCCAATATGGAATACTCGCATAGTTATTCCTATTCTTCATTTATTGTATTTCCGTTCTTTTTTGAGGTAGACAACAGA
Protein-coding sequences here:
- a CDS encoding lysylphosphatidylglycerol synthase transmembrane domain-containing protein, which codes for MKKKYQNIFFIFGFVVLLIMVTQLDFHQVWNGLRHAGYWFIAVLALWLFLYLFNTSAWYIIINSQETKPEHKHIRFSWLYKITLSGFALNYATPGGLMGGEPYRIMTLAPKIGAERASSSVILYAMTHIFSHLWFWFLSIFLFVLTQSVTLFMAMLLVLIGVLCLLGIWFFMSGYRKGLANRMVNFMRHIPFMKKWAEKFVESHKEQLDTIDLQIASLHKQNPKVFVSAVLLELACRVLSALEVYFILLVLIPDVSYLQCILILAFTSLFANLLFFIPLQLGGREGGFLMATTGLGISASAGIFVALLVRLRELIWTGIGLLMIKLDNTKPKDS
- a CDS encoding PdxA family dehydrogenase; amino-acid sequence: MENKKNRVAITHGDTNGIGYELIFKTFAEPEILELCTPIIYGSPKIAAYHRKALDIQANFSIINDASEAVDGRVNLLTCYDDDIKVELGTPTEESGLAAIKALDRAMTDFRDGAYDVLVNCPVDNTNINVEGYKFHGISKYIETCLGDGEKSMSVYLNDTMRMVVATEGVSIKDVPESLSKDFIKEKATKLFKSICRDFNVSSPRVAILSLNPGQLSKEENEILIPAIDELAEAGIQTFGPYSSETFFGNGYYGDFDGVIAMYYDQGIPAFKAISTDGIVKFDAGLKIVSVTPDCGTEFDIAGKGVADEAAFRNSIYTAIDIFRNRANYDDPMHNPLQKLYHEKHDDGDKIRFSIPKKRENR